The Brachyhypopomus gauderio isolate BG-103 chromosome 2, BGAUD_0.2, whole genome shotgun sequence genome contains a region encoding:
- the LOC143487960 gene encoding uncharacterized protein LOC143487960, which yields MGRLDDAAKRKVVELREAGLSFRKIKAVLELENIKVSAQAIYLFLKEFNGKSRQKAALSGNTCPPGASGSAPARELGLGDARQSWSEQQLRNLLREASRVTCYASPTDSSGQSGAPPDSRGQSSGTGPTSHEQQDGDGKDEDVRIVSVTSLAQNSQHGNIHTARSGISSGATGAFSRRRYTPSPANPVLVARKRLLDKALFHRARVRDSGPQAGQQAVSLLRRDQSCFSGSEGRKIMLPQTASYDLTTTRPLVRGLHPGTNLLRRGFQQRANVPTRSPQQPPRIGIRLPTPPQPSTVSQNASPSVRAQAPANQPSPPCQQSSLDAGTPGGLQEQVKSLASEVRSLSLALRMMVEQQGRLEREQNQQTQVQKQILSTLQELTSKLGPSSLQHTTTPTIPSCPFSSASYSQSTFTASQASYTSCSQAQSRYSDIDGSVLENIEAFALDSLSTATINGFQPCSTSDTLSFTQTHTPAFTQSRTQTYTPDSLPYTQTHTDTYAGMDSKPVEMASTSTNGSFPACSSSTPSAQAISPHDAQLTIIKVENI from the exons ATGGGCAGGCTAGACGACGCCGCCAAGCGCAAGGTGGTGGAACTGCGTGAGGCAGGATTAAGTTTCCGCAAGATCAAAGCTGTCCTAGAACTGGAAAACATCAAGGTGTCTGCGCAGGCCATCTACCTCTTCCTGAAGGAGTTCAATGGAAAGAGTCGGCAAAAAGCAGCTCTGTCGGGGAACACCTGCCCCCCGGGGGCCTCGGGGTCCGCACCAGCGAGGGAGTTGGGGCTCGGGGACGCAAGGCAAAGTTGGAGTGAGCAGCAGCTCAGGAATCTGCTGCGAGAGGCTTCCCGCGTTACCTGCTACGCGTCCCCCACGGACTCCTCAGGGCAGAGTGGGGCACCTCCGGACTCCAGGGGACAGTCCTCCGGGACAGGACCCACCAGCCACGAGCAGCAGGACGGGGACGGAAAGGACGAGGACGTCCGTATCGTCAGCGTCACCTCGCTGGCGCAGAACAGTCAACATGGGAATATTCACACAGCACGTTCAGGGATTAGCTCAGGAGCAACTGGTGCATTTTCGAGGAGAAGATACACACCTTCACCAGCAAACCCGGTTCTCGTGGCTCGAAAAAGACTCCTGGATAAGGCTTTGTTCCATAGAGCAAGG GTACGGGACAGTGGCCCTCAGGCTGGTCAACAGGCAGTGTCGTTACTGAGAAGAGACCAGTCTTGTTTTTCTGGCTCTGAAGGAAGGAAGATCATGTTACCTCAAACCGCCTCGTATGACCTCACAACAACCCGACCTCTTGTG CGGGGTCTCCACCCAGGAACCAACCTTCTAAGACGAGGATTTCAGCAAAGGGCAAACGTTCCTACGCGTTCACCTCAGCAGCCACCTCGCATTGGCATTCGGCTGCCCACCCCACCCCAGCCCAGCACAGTGTCCCAGAACGCGAGCCCCTCAGTACGGGCCCAGGCCCCAGCCAACCAGCCTTCTCCACCATGCCAGCAGAGCAGCCTGGATGCTGGAACACCAGGCGGCCTGCAGGAGCAGGTGAAGTCCCTGGCCTCGGAGGTACGCAGTCTTAGCTTGGCTCTGAGGATGATGGTGGAGCAGCAGGGACGGTTGGAGAGAGAGCAGAACCAGCAGACACAAGTCCAGAAGCAGATCCTAAGTACCTTGCAGGAGCTAACATCCAAATTGGGCCCTAGCAGCCTTCAGcacactacaactcccacaatTCCCTCTTGTCCCTTCTCTTCAGCCTCTTATAGCCAAAGTACTTTCACTGCCAGCCAAGCCAGCTATACTTCATGCAGCCAAGCCCAGTCCAGGTACAGTGACATTGATGGGTCTGTTCTAGAGAACATTGAGGCGTTTGCTTTGGATAGTCTTAGCACTGCTACCATAAATGGCTTTCAGCCATGTAGCACGTCAGACACCCTTTctttcacccaaacacacacaccagcattcaCGCAGTCTCGCACACAAACCTACACGCCTGATTCGCTcccgtacacacagacacacacggacacCTATGCAGGGATGGACAGCAAGCCCGTAGAAATGGCCTCAACCAGTACAAACGGATCTTTTCCAGCTTGTAGCTCCTCTACTCCGTCGGCTCAAGCTATCTCTCCACATGATGCTCAGCTGACTATCATCAAGGTGGAGAATATCTAA